One window of the Oncorhynchus keta strain PuntledgeMale-10-30-2019 chromosome 31, Oket_V2, whole genome shotgun sequence genome contains the following:
- the LOC118380321 gene encoding histone-lysine N-methyltransferase PRDM9-like isoform X2, giving the protein MWTAVTRRCKTLQRGPILHESSHRGPVKMQKWNNVKWERELGDGGPPFCFSCERFFPDQISFHDHFCPAAGYICSCGTEFSMYVDMMDHSGLHEPGHTVINYSTVKKEQYQREREYKEQLSRLALTAGQGSWAKSGLTPMLSATLPRATKPAPGPSAPTTDLWHQFQPVVLVETLRKFGRTKPYMCAYCELGFATKDLLVWHHNTHARNKVHGCLQCGVLLLSNNKSPQPGHHQCGSYRATPETRFTTATVLSNRKQPVGKAQKVVQRQHCPDPFNGELQLGMHMVSQQPVPGTSGTKYLKCRVCQEPFQTVKLLERHRCTMAASFFSRELGLTSGKQLNGHRKGKEGTSPYSFPQKNGDKELAFNIQTSANVTVYDHKAVGPDRGPGLSAISVKTEVSDDDCFVIEDALSC; this is encoded by the exons ATGTGGACAGCAGTGACTCGCCGGTGTAAG ACACTCCAGAGAGGCCCTATTCTACATGAATCATCGCATCGAGGACCGGTCAAGATGCAAAAGTGGAACAATGTGAAATGGGAAAGGGAGCTTGGTGATGGTGGACCCCCTTTTTGCTTTAGTTGTGAAAGGTTCTTTCCAGACCAAATCTCATTTCATGACCACTTTTGTCCTGCGGCTGGTTACATCTGCTCCTGTGGAACAGAGTTCTCCATGTATGTTGATATGATGGACCACAGCGGATTACATGAACCAGGCCACACTGTAATTAATTATAGCACTGTAAAGAAGGAACaatatcagagggagagagagtacaaGGAGCAGCTTTCAAGGCTGGCATTGACGgcggggcagggaagctgggctaaATCTGGACTGACGCCGATGCTATCGGCCACTCTGCCACGAGCCACAAAGCCTGCACCTGGTCCAAGTGCCCCAACAACGGACCTCTGGCACCAATTCCAGCCAGTGGTGTTGGTGGAGACCCTGCGCAAGTTTGGAAGGACAAAGCCCTACATGTGTGCCTACTGTGAACTGGGCTTTGCAACAAAAGACTTACTCGTATGGCACCACAACACTCATGCAAGAAATAAAGTCCATGGCTGCCTGCAGTGCGGGGTTCTCTTGCTCAGCAACAACAAGTCACCACAGCCTGGCCACCACCAGTGTGGCTCATATCGGGCAACTCCTGAAACCAGATTTACCACTGCCACAGTGCTGAGTAACAGGAAACAGCCTGTGGGGAAGGCTCAGAAGGTTGTCCAGCGTCAGCACTGTCCTGACCCGTTCAATGGGGAGCTGCAGCTAGGGATGCATATGGTCTCACAGCAGCCCGTTCCAGGGACTTCTGGAACAAAATACTTGAAGTGTAGAGTGTGTCAGGAGCCCTTCCAAACTGTCAAGCTGCTCGAGAGGCACCGTTGCACAATGGCAGCGTCCTTTTTTTCACGTGAACTGGGTCTAACGTCTGGCAAACAGCTCAATGGTCACAGAAAAGGGAAGGAGGGGACCAGCCCATACTCCTTTCCTCAAAAGAATGGTGACAAGGAGCTGGCGTTCAACATTCAAACTTCAGCGAATGTAACTGTATACGACCACAAGGCAGTAGGCCCGGATAGGGGCCCCGGGTTGTCTGCCATTTCTGTGAAGACTGAGGTTTCAGACGATGACTGTTTTGTGATTGAGGATGCGCTTTcgtgctag
- the LOC118380321 gene encoding histone-lysine N-methyltransferase PRDM9-like isoform X3, whose translation MQKWNNVKWERELGDGGPPFCFSCERFFPDQISFHDHFCPAAGYICSCGTEFSMYVDMMDHSGLHEPGHTVINYSTVKKEQYQREREYKEQLSRLALTAGQGSWAKSGLTPMLSATLPRATKPAPGPSAPTTDLWHQFQPVVLVETLRKFGRTKPYMCAYCELGFATKDLLVWHHNTHARNKVHGCLQCGVLLLSNNKSPQPGHHQCGSYRATPETRFTTATVLSNRKQPVGKAQKVVQRQHCPDPFNGELQLGMHMVSQQPVPGTSGTKYLKCRVCQEPFQTVKLLERHRCTMAASFFSRELGLTSGKQLNGHRKGKEGTSPYSFPQKNGDKELAFNIQTSANVTVYDHKAVGPDRGPGLSAISVKTEVSDDDCFVIEDALSC comes from the coding sequence ATGCAAAAGTGGAACAATGTGAAATGGGAAAGGGAGCTTGGTGATGGTGGACCCCCTTTTTGCTTTAGTTGTGAAAGGTTCTTTCCAGACCAAATCTCATTTCATGACCACTTTTGTCCTGCGGCTGGTTACATCTGCTCCTGTGGAACAGAGTTCTCCATGTATGTTGATATGATGGACCACAGCGGATTACATGAACCAGGCCACACTGTAATTAATTATAGCACTGTAAAGAAGGAACaatatcagagggagagagagtacaaGGAGCAGCTTTCAAGGCTGGCATTGACGgcggggcagggaagctgggctaaATCTGGACTGACGCCGATGCTATCGGCCACTCTGCCACGAGCCACAAAGCCTGCACCTGGTCCAAGTGCCCCAACAACGGACCTCTGGCACCAATTCCAGCCAGTGGTGTTGGTGGAGACCCTGCGCAAGTTTGGAAGGACAAAGCCCTACATGTGTGCCTACTGTGAACTGGGCTTTGCAACAAAAGACTTACTCGTATGGCACCACAACACTCATGCAAGAAATAAAGTCCATGGCTGCCTGCAGTGCGGGGTTCTCTTGCTCAGCAACAACAAGTCACCACAGCCTGGCCACCACCAGTGTGGCTCATATCGGGCAACTCCTGAAACCAGATTTACCACTGCCACAGTGCTGAGTAACAGGAAACAGCCTGTGGGGAAGGCTCAGAAGGTTGTCCAGCGTCAGCACTGTCCTGACCCGTTCAATGGGGAGCTGCAGCTAGGGATGCATATGGTCTCACAGCAGCCCGTTCCAGGGACTTCTGGAACAAAATACTTGAAGTGTAGAGTGTGTCAGGAGCCCTTCCAAACTGTCAAGCTGCTCGAGAGGCACCGTTGCACAATGGCAGCGTCCTTTTTTTCACGTGAACTGGGTCTAACGTCTGGCAAACAGCTCAATGGTCACAGAAAAGGGAAGGAGGGGACCAGCCCATACTCCTTTCCTCAAAAGAATGGTGACAAGGAGCTGGCGTTCAACATTCAAACTTCAGCGAATGTAACTGTATACGACCACAAGGCAGTAGGCCCGGATAGGGGCCCCGGGTTGTCTGCCATTTCTGTGAAGACTGAGGTTTCAGACGATGACTGTTTTGTGATTGAGGATGCGCTTTcgtgctag
- the LOC118380318 gene encoding uncharacterized protein LOC118380318 gives MLGLQGSTSSPKMYRCVACSATFTGLASLLVHQASHAVQYDKQPPQAEKQPLCTYCGEVFLNKDLQDQHCCKALPETPAPSLFICDCGDEFQNFNEMLEHKRSHVSTPQQQTQTTDARYSGQEECSLVEPVQPVSPQLTLSQTILGLGPPSHPSPLSPVIRSSKLPQLNSTSTVPEVYTNKGFIALTGPPELNNLPPGASEQELQPDGLDQPENSSTAQEPSPQSIQDETPEDADCPVTSGASSEDAGAPKNETIMKMIANAYMKRYQPAQHYPLRHKRLVVPKRELIPVEVMSQSKQTAASTPGPSIGQLRHLLTKSGAKTIARPSGSSGIISLTQTFCPVVVLETRQKLIDSRNRSTQGRYQCGRCRSVFQDLDSLTVHHALHRKEIVKCCRHCKQLMIGKPPLPDNHICPLAPHHLTSVGSKCHSIKKTASFQKQKKRQPQRSFQNVKARTPYFCQVCKHNYARRYNLNVHKCQGPPHPLQHASNSALCKNTAFGENIKAREPVTGVNQRPLISKNIGVGTDSTRQIKEEAISAESRPYPQFPDLLWSGSPKSFLSFYPEVAKRVTPGEIDSGSATLQQGDGEGDNAASSFKQEGKDGEWTMPLDDSEIDVLIEAVDAEDDDDLMLQEPISQGHVKSTKDGVPYFIKDGARRFPCYRCQKTYSRGCTLKKHQRLCGNRSFLPQSTFRAVAQKVNKGQFQFDCYVCGRSFNRKDNMLIHRKKCQLSRTMAKNDNGLLQQGISAAQVPQRLVAQSSKNLEDNGENWGIMSLPNVLPRRVTCECGSGFTSPRLLLEHLQKHAQEAYTCPTCGETLSSWADYEVHLQVHMQPRHQMYGGMQQQRSPPLLLRFPQQPRQRRQPLPKQRHAPLQHSLPAQRPQPNQQPLRKPRKPQPRCVCIRCSNTFCSRGALLKHLSWNRCKGDRGAISAKANHCSRCSMDFPNGLSLKFHQLNGMCKPAFKPMRCPVCVRWFGTVEGLQKHLQTHDQTNSFRCLICQRLYPSLRSLKDHRRKVHCILSGDTAQVTQ, from the coding sequence ATGCTTGGCCTTCAGGGAAGCACCTCATCCCCTAAAATGTATCGCTGTGTGGCTTGTTCAGCCACCTTTACTGGATTGGCATCCTTGTTGGTGCACCAAGCTTCTCATGCAGTTCAATATGACAAGCAACCACCACAAGCTGAGAAGCAGCCTCTCTGCACTTACTGTGGTGAAGTGTTTTTAAACAAGGATCTCCAAGACCAGCACTGCTGCAAAGCACTACCTGAGACCCCGGCTCCCTCTCTTTTTATCTGTGATTGTGGGGATGAGTTTCAGAACTTTAATGAAATGCTGGAGCATAAAAGATCTCATGTCTCAACCCCCCAGCAGCAGACCCAGACGACTGATGCCAGATATTCGGGCCAAGAAGAATGCAGTCTGGTTGAACCTGTCCAACCAGTCTCCCCTCAGCTAACCCTTAGCCAAACCATTTTGGGCCTCGGTCccccctctcatccctcacccCTATCTCCTGTCATTCGTAGTTCAAAACTCCCACAGCTTAATAGCACATCCACTGTTCCTGAAGTCTATACAAATAAGGGGTTTATTGCCCTAACAGGACCTCCAGAGCTGAACAACCTCCCTCCAGGTGCAAGTGAGCAGGAATTACAGCCTGATGGGCTTGACCAACCTGAGAACAGCTCTACTGCACAGGAACCCTCGCCACAATCCATCCAGGATGAGACTCCTGAGGATGCAGACTGTCCCGTTACAAGCGGTGCATCTTCAGAAGATGCCGGCGCACCTAAAAATGAGACGATAATGAAGATGATAGCAAATGCCTACATGAAACGTTATCAACCTGCTCAACACTACCCATTAAGACACAAGAGACTTGTGGTCCCCAAAAGAGAGCTTATACCAGTGGAGGTGATGTCACAATCCAAACAAACAGCAGCATCCACACCAGGGCCCTCTATTGGCCAGTTAAGACACCTGCTTACAAAGTCTGGTGCAAAGACAATAGCCCGTCCATCTGGCAGTAGTGGTATCATATCTTTGACTCAGACCTTCTGCCCTGTAGTAGTTCTTGAGACCCGCCAAAAGCTTATTGATTCTAGAAAtaggtccacacaggggagataTCAATGTGGTCGCTGCCGAAGTGTTTTTCAGGACTTGGACAGCTTGACAGTGCATCATGCCTTACACAGGAAGGAGATAGTGAAGTGTTGTCGTCACTGTAAACAACTGATGATTGGAAAACCACCGCTTCCAGACAACCACATCTGTCCCCTGGCTCCCCACCACCTTACCTCAGTGGGGAGTAAATGCCACTCTATCAAAAAGACTGCATCATTCCAGAAGCAAAAGAAGCGACAACCGCAAAGAAGCTTCCAAAATGTTAAAGCTAGGACACCTTACTTTTGTCAAGTGTGCAAGCACAACTATGCCCGTAGGTATAATCTCAATGTGCACAAGTGTCAGGGGCCACCCCATCCTCTACAGCATGCCTCCAACTCTGCCCTGTGCAAAAATACTGCATTTGGGGAAAACATTAAAGCAAGGGAGCCTGTCACAGGCGTCAACCAGAGGCCTCTAATCTCCAAAAACATCGGTGTGGGCACTGACAGCACTCGTCAGATAAAGGAGGAGGCGATTTCTGCAGAATCAAGGCCATATCCACAGTTTCCTGATTTGCTCTGGTCCGGTTCACCTAAAAGCTTCTTATCCTTCTATCCCGAAGTTGCCAAGCGTGTAACACCAGGAGAAATTGATTCAGGATCTGCAACACTACAGCAAGGAGATGGTGAAGGGGACAATGCAGCAAGTAGTTTTAAACAAGAAGGTAAAGATGGAGAATGGACAATGCCTTTAGATGATTCTGAGATTGACGTTCTGATTGAGGCAGTAGATGCAGAAGACGACGATGATTTAATGCTACAAGAACCTATTTCTCAGGGTCATGTCAAGTCCACAAAGGATGGCGTGCCTTATTTCATAAAAGATGGTGCTAGACGTTTTCCCTGCTATAGATGTCAGAAAACGTACAGTCGAGGGTGCACATTAAAAAAGCATCAAAGGCTGTGTGGAAATAGGTCATTTCTGCCACAATCTACTTTTCGGGCGGTAGCACAGAAAGTCAACAAGGGTCAATTCCAATTCGATTGCTATGTCTGTGGGAGGAGCTTTAACCGCAAAGATAACATGCTGATTCATAGGAAGAAGTGCCAGTTAAGTAGAACCATGGCCAAGAATGATAATGGACTTTTACAACAGGGCATATCGGCAGCCCAAGTACCGCAACGTCTCGTGGCACAAAGTAGTAAAAATCTGGAGGATAATGGGGAAAATTGGGGTATTATGTCATTGCCCAATGTTCTTCCCAGGAGAGTGACGTGTGAGTGTGGGTCAGGCTTTACTTCCCCACGGCTCCTCCTAGAGCATTTGCAAAAGCATGCGCAGGAGGCCTATACCTGCCCCACATGCGGTGAGACACTGAGTTCCTGGGCAGACTATGAAGTCCACCTACAAGTACACATGCAGCCTCGGCACCAGATGTATGGGGGAATGCAACAGCAGCGCTCTCCACCTCTACTGCTGAGGTTTCCACAGCAGCCACGTCAACGTCGGCAGCCCCTGCCAAAGCAGCGACATGCGCCTCTGCAACACTCTCTGCCAGCACAGCGCCCTCAGCCAAATCAACAACCTCTGCGGAAGCCTAGGAAGCCACAGCCGCGCTGTGTGTGCATACGATGCAGCAACACCTTTTGCAGTCGCGGCGCGCTGCTGAAGCACCTCTCCTGGAATCGGTGTAAAGGTGACAGAGGAGCTATTTCAGCGAAGGCAAACCACTGTTCCCGATGCAGCATGGACTTCCCCAATGGCCTCAGCCTCAAGTTTCACCAGCTAAATGGAATGTGCAAGCCTGCCTTCAAGCCCATGCGTTGCCCTGTGTGCGTGCGCTGGTTTGGCACTGTGGAGGGACTCCAGAAACACCTGCAAACACACGACCAGACCAACTCGTTTCGCTGCCTCATCTGCCAGCGCCTCTATCCCAGCCTACGGTCACTGAAAGACCACCGCAGAAAGGTCCATTGCATTTTGTCTGGAGACACAGCGCAGGTTACACAATGA
- the LOC118380321 gene encoding histone-lysine N-methyltransferase PRDM9-like isoform X1 — translation MFCGQILGGKPSRFASSSLTQLINLHTPTLQAAVLYCIGKFTRQRNETLQRGPILHESSHRGPVKMQKWNNVKWERELGDGGPPFCFSCERFFPDQISFHDHFCPAAGYICSCGTEFSMYVDMMDHSGLHEPGHTVINYSTVKKEQYQREREYKEQLSRLALTAGQGSWAKSGLTPMLSATLPRATKPAPGPSAPTTDLWHQFQPVVLVETLRKFGRTKPYMCAYCELGFATKDLLVWHHNTHARNKVHGCLQCGVLLLSNNKSPQPGHHQCGSYRATPETRFTTATVLSNRKQPVGKAQKVVQRQHCPDPFNGELQLGMHMVSQQPVPGTSGTKYLKCRVCQEPFQTVKLLERHRCTMAASFFSRELGLTSGKQLNGHRKGKEGTSPYSFPQKNGDKELAFNIQTSANVTVYDHKAVGPDRGPGLSAISVKTEVSDDDCFVIEDALSC, via the exons ATGTTCTGTGGACAGATTTTGGGCGGTAAaccctctcgcttcgcctcttcatCTTTGACTCAACTAATCAACTTGCATACTCCAACCCTACAGGCGGCAGTGTTATATTGCATTGGGAAGTTTACCCGCCAACGAAACGAA ACACTCCAGAGAGGCCCTATTCTACATGAATCATCGCATCGAGGACCGGTCAAGATGCAAAAGTGGAACAATGTGAAATGGGAAAGGGAGCTTGGTGATGGTGGACCCCCTTTTTGCTTTAGTTGTGAAAGGTTCTTTCCAGACCAAATCTCATTTCATGACCACTTTTGTCCTGCGGCTGGTTACATCTGCTCCTGTGGAACAGAGTTCTCCATGTATGTTGATATGATGGACCACAGCGGATTACATGAACCAGGCCACACTGTAATTAATTATAGCACTGTAAAGAAGGAACaatatcagagggagagagagtacaaGGAGCAGCTTTCAAGGCTGGCATTGACGgcggggcagggaagctgggctaaATCTGGACTGACGCCGATGCTATCGGCCACTCTGCCACGAGCCACAAAGCCTGCACCTGGTCCAAGTGCCCCAACAACGGACCTCTGGCACCAATTCCAGCCAGTGGTGTTGGTGGAGACCCTGCGCAAGTTTGGAAGGACAAAGCCCTACATGTGTGCCTACTGTGAACTGGGCTTTGCAACAAAAGACTTACTCGTATGGCACCACAACACTCATGCAAGAAATAAAGTCCATGGCTGCCTGCAGTGCGGGGTTCTCTTGCTCAGCAACAACAAGTCACCACAGCCTGGCCACCACCAGTGTGGCTCATATCGGGCAACTCCTGAAACCAGATTTACCACTGCCACAGTGCTGAGTAACAGGAAACAGCCTGTGGGGAAGGCTCAGAAGGTTGTCCAGCGTCAGCACTGTCCTGACCCGTTCAATGGGGAGCTGCAGCTAGGGATGCATATGGTCTCACAGCAGCCCGTTCCAGGGACTTCTGGAACAAAATACTTGAAGTGTAGAGTGTGTCAGGAGCCCTTCCAAACTGTCAAGCTGCTCGAGAGGCACCGTTGCACAATGGCAGCGTCCTTTTTTTCACGTGAACTGGGTCTAACGTCTGGCAAACAGCTCAATGGTCACAGAAAAGGGAAGGAGGGGACCAGCCCATACTCCTTTCCTCAAAAGAATGGTGACAAGGAGCTGGCGTTCAACATTCAAACTTCAGCGAATGTAACTGTATACGACCACAAGGCAGTAGGCCCGGATAGGGGCCCCGGGTTGTCTGCCATTTCTGTGAAGACTGAGGTTTCAGACGATGACTGTTTTGTGATTGAGGATGCGCTTTcgtgctag